TTTGAATCATCAATGGAGCTCTTCAAAGTTACTCTTGGTCTTATAGTAATAGCTTCCCTCTCGGCCACACTCTCCTCAGCTAACCCTGGCTCCAATATTGGCTGGGGTGGTCATGGTGGAAGGTCTTTTAGCCTTTTCCCTGAATTTTATCAGTTCTCTTGTCCCCAAGCCAATGACATTGTCATGTCTGTGTTGGAGAGAGCCATTGCCAATGAGCCAAGGATAGCTGCTTCTTTGCTTAGGGTCCACTTCCATGACTGCTTTGTCCAGGTTTTAGAATTATTCCATTGGCTCCAAAAGCgcaaacatataaaatacaaaacattttcacaatttcttttacattttttttttttgaggtctTAAATTGTAACTAGTGCTTGTTTTCATATTGTCATACCACTCACATTATTTTATCGTGTgcaatgaaaatatattaaggaaaattttttttttctgtaattagagttattaataaaatatagaagaataaaagtttctctctctctctcttcattttttgttaaatgtATAACAAGTCATTTAAAAGTTAGAATCCTTTGTGCTACTTCTTGTCACTTTCATAAAATGGTCCAACTTTCTAATGTTACAGGGTTGTGACGCCTCAGTATTACTAGATGATAGTGCCACAATAGTCAATGAAAAGAATTCTGGgccaaataaaaattctcttAGAGGTTTTGAAGTGATTGATGAGATCAAGGCCAAGTTGGAAGAAGCATGTCCTCAAACTGTCTCTTGTGCAGACATTCTCACCCTTGTTGCTCATGGCTCCATTGTATTAGTAAGCCAAAGCTCAAACTTAGTCCCTACTTTGTTtgcctttttgttttattttttattaattttgttaacgTGACACTAGTCATATTCATAGACTCATCAATTTATAAAGCTTTGTAGGAAAACTATAGTATttcaacattttcttttctagtttatttaacttatttatgtatagttttttaaagTCTGAGGGACTGTTTGATACATCAACTTAatcacatattttcagtttttaaacaacattacatatatttccacacactttttcacccacacatatttccaaaaaaactgaaaattattgtttaaacacacataccaaacgggcccttatttttttttttgggttataacTGTACTCTATGACATAAGTTCCTTGAAAGTGGAAACTAGAAGTTCATGGAAAATGATAATGACATTGCATAATTGTTTAAATATGTCCTTCAAAAGGACCTTGATAGGAGAAAAAGGTTTATCTTTACTAGAAGAATTTCTAATGGCCTTCTAAATTGGTACTCTTTAAGGATTTCTTACCAACCAGTTTGCTAAGTTTGTTGGGTGTGTTAAAACAGAGCGGTGGACCGTATTGGGAGGTCCCATTGGGAAGAAGGGACTCAAAGACAGCAAGCTTAAATGCCTCAAACACTAATATTCCCCCACCAAACTCTACCCTCCAAAACCTTGTAACATCGTTCAACCGTCAAGGACTTGATGAAGTTGATCTCGTTGCACTCTCAGGTAAATTTGGCTTTTTAGATGTAACACACTAATGTCGACcatgataaattatcaatttttttgaaaacttaatcatttaactattaCTCATTATCACATTGCAGGGGGGCATACAATTGGTTTGGCAAGGTGTGTGTCATTCAAGCAAAGACTGTACAACCAAAATGGAAACAACCAACCTGACCAGACTCTTGACAAGGGCTACTACTATAATTTGAAATCAGTTTGTCCTAGATCAGGTGGTGACAATAACACCTCTCCCTTGGACTTCGCCTCCCCTGCAAAATTCGACAACGCATATTTCAAGCACATCCTGTGGGGAAAAGGGCTGCTCAATTCAGATGAAGTGCTTTTCACAGGAAGTGCTGGGACAACTATGCAATTGGTTAAGATTTATGCTGAGGATGAGGGCCTATTCTTCATCCAGTTTGCTAAATCTATGGTTAAGATGGGAAACATAAGCCCTCTCACTGGTTTTAATGGTGAAGTTAGGAAGAACTGTCGCCGAATTAATTGAGCAACTAATTATCTACGATATATATTGCTTTATGCTTTGTTGATTGTCATCTAGTTCTGGTGAAGGCGTGAAGCTATGTGATGCTTGTAATGCAAGTGAGAGCTTTTTTGTAGCACCAAGCTGGCTATTATTCTAGTCaatcttttctatctttatgtAATTCTTGAGTCAGCTTCTTTTCTTAAACTagtgtttaaaaaatatattgggCAAACATGCAACTctgctagaaaagaaaaaaaatgacattttaaaaagtttgtaCTTATCAAAATGAGCCAAATGAACTATGGAAAAGGCATAGCCAAACTGCCAAACATAAAATGGCAAACACAAGAACGTATAAAAGTTAACCTGGTTTGACAAATTCTATGACAGCCAACGCTAAACAAAATCTACTATTTACAACTATACTCACAAATACACCTAGAAATATCCACACACTAACACACTAGAGAAAACTGAAGTCTTTATTTCTCTCACTAGACAAAGGTCTTCGAGCTCTCACATATTAAACAAAGCTACACCACCATTCTATTTATAGGGACTGACACTTGcgtgcttcttttcttttcaatatagAACTAATTTTCCTAATAGAGTTAGTGTTCTTATCTTAGCAACTAACACTCCCCATAAGATTAATACACCTCTCATGCAGTTAATTTTCAACTTTGTTCAATACTATGTCGTTTTGAGGGTCTTTAATGACCAATTCCTTATGGAGCCTAATGGGAATATTGATAATGaattgaacaaaattgaaagttagaagattgaattgaatgaaattaaaattagtggactaaattaaattttacaatataatagagtgtaatttgtaatttagcctaATAATAACAACTCACAtacttcctcaaaaaaaaaaaaaaaaaaaatcacataaaaatcaATACAAGAATTGGATTTTTAAGATATTAGTTTCTCCCTAAAAGAGTATAGTTACTCGCTAAAAGAATACTTCACATCAAAGA
This genomic stretch from Quercus robur chromosome 4, dhQueRobu3.1, whole genome shotgun sequence harbors:
- the LOC126723206 gene encoding peroxidase 9-like translates to MELFKVTLGLIVIASLSATLSSANPGSNIGWGGHGGRSFSLFPEFYQFSCPQANDIVMSVLERAIANEPRIAASLLRVHFHDCFVQGCDASVLLDDSATIVNEKNSGPNKNSLRGFEVIDEIKAKLEEACPQTVSCADILTLVAHGSIVLSGGPYWEVPLGRRDSKTASLNASNTNIPPPNSTLQNLVTSFNRQGLDEVDLVALSGGHTIGLARCVSFKQRLYNQNGNNQPDQTLDKGYYYNLKSVCPRSGGDNNTSPLDFASPAKFDNAYFKHILWGKGLLNSDEVLFTGSAGTTMQLVKIYAEDEGLFFIQFAKSMVKMGNISPLTGFNGEVRKNCRRIN